The Alicyclobacillus macrosporangiidus CPP55 genome segment TTCGGTCGACCGGGGCCAGCGCGAAGCGGCCCTCTCCCTGGGGGTGCCCTACCGCCGGATGATGCTCGACATCATCCTGCCCCAGGCGGTGAAGAACATCCTGCCCGCACTGGTCAACGAGAGCATCGCCCTGCTGAAGGACTCGACCCTGGTGTCGACCATCGGCGCCGGCGATCTGCTGCGGCGGGCGGACATCGTATCGGCCGATACGTACCGGTATTTCGAACCGCTGATCATCGTGGCCGCCATCTACTACGTCATGGTCATCGGTCTGACGTGGGCCGGCAGGCGGTTGGAGAGGAGGTTGCAGCGCAGTGATCGCGGTGAAGAACGTGTCCAAATCCTTCGGGGCCCTGACGGTACTCCGCAACGTGTCGCTTGAGGTGGCCAAGGGCGAGGTCGTCGCCATCATCGGTCCGTCCGGTTCCGGAAAATCCACGCTGTTGCGCTGCATCAACTTGCTGGAGCGGCCCACGCGGGGGCAGGTGTTCGTCGGCGGGGTGGAGCTGACCCACCCGAAGGCCAACGTGATGAAAGTGCGCCAGAACATCGGGATGGTGTTCCAGCATTTTCACCTGTTTCCGCATCTGCGCGTGATCGACAACCTGACGTACGCGCCGGTGACGGTCAAGGGTTTGCCGAAGGACGAGGCCCGCGCCAAGGCGATGGACCTGCTGCGGCGCGTCGGCCTGGAGGACAAGGCGGAGGTCTACCCCGCCACGCTCTCGGGCGGCCAGAAGCAGCGGGTGGCCATCGCCCGCGCGCTGGCGATGGAGCCTGAGGTGATGCTGTTCGACGAGCCGACTTCGGCGCTCGATCCGGAGATGGTCAAGGAGGTCCTCGAGGTCATCCGCTCGCTCGCCCATACGGGCATCACGATGGCCATCGTCACCCACGAGATGGGCTTCGCACGGGAAGTGGCGGACCGGATCTGCTTCCTCGACGGCGGCCAGTTGATTGAGCAGGCCCCGCCGGCGGAGTTTTTCAGCCGGCCGCGAAGCGAGCGCGCCCGGGCTTTTTTAGAAAAAATACTGTAAGTTGGAACACGGCCTGCGCTCCGCTCCTGCGCTAAAGCGAGCCGCTGCGCGCAGGCCGTGTTCCTGCACTGTGAATATTCCGTCGGGGAGCCTGTGAGATGCCGTGTTCACCGTTCTGTCAAAGTCACAGCGCTTTCATCCGGCGCGCGCGGATTGACGGAATTCACAGACGTGGGGTACCCTGTACAAAAATGCATACCCGATTCGCATGACTGGCGGGATCGCGAGGGGAACCTCGGGGGAGTGCGAATCTTCACGGGCCAGCGGTGCGGCCGTCTTCGCGCCGGGCCCGTTAGCCGGCCGCCTGGGCGCTCTGACTTACGGAAGAAGAGTGTTCGGGCGGCTTTTTGCATCCATCACCACGACGGGGGGACACACGATGAAGGTGTTGGTCGCCGACGACATCTCCAGGCAGGGACTGGAGAAACTGCGGGTCGTGCCGGACATCGAGATCGAAGTGAAGACCGGGTTGTCCGAGGCCGAGCTGGCGCAAGCGGTCCGCTCCGCGGACGCGCTCTTGGTGCGCTCCCAGTCCAAGGTAACCGAACGGGTACTGGAGTCGGCCGACCGCCTGAAGGTCATCGGCCGGGCGGGTGTCGGCGTCGACAACATCGACGTGGCGGCGGCGACGCGGCGCGGCATCGTCGTGGTCAACGCGCCGGATGGCAACACCATCTCGGCGTGCGAGCACACGTTTGCGATGATGATCGGCCTGGCGCGCCATATCCCAAGGGCGCATGCGTCCGTCAAAGCGGGGGTGTGGGATCGGAAGTCGTTCGTCGGTGTCGAGCTGATGGGCAAGACGCTGGCGGTCATCGGCATGGGCCGCATCGGCACCGAGGTCGCCAAGCGGGCGAAGGCGTTCGGCATGAAGGTGCTCGGGTACGATCCGTTTCTGACCGATGACCGGGCGAAGGAGCTGGGCATCGTCAAGGCGGCGCTGGAGGAAGCGGTGGCGGCGGCCGATTTCATCACGGTGCACACCCCGCTGACGAAGGAGACCCGCCACTTGATTGACGCGGGCATGTTCGCCCGCATGAAGGATGGCGTGCGCATCGTCAACTGCGCGCGCGGGGGCATCATCGATGAACAGGCGTTGTGCGACGCGCTGGCCGCGGGGAAAGTGGCCGGCGCGGCGTTGGACGTGTACGAGCAGGAGCCGCTGCCCGCCGATCACCCGCTGCGCCGCTTCGACAACGTGATCTTCACCCCGCACCTGGGGGCCTCGACGGAGGAGGCGCAGCTGAACGTCGCCATCGTCGTCGCCGAGGAGGTCGCCAACGTGCTGTTGGGCCGGCCGTTCCGCAACGCGGTCAACCTGCCGTCGCTGGACAAGGAGCTCTCGGATTATCTCGCGCCGTACCTGGTCCTGGGAGAGAAGCTGGGCGCGCTGTTGGGGCAGCTCTCGCCGCAGTCCATGGCGGACATCGAGATCGCCTACGGCGGCGAACTCGCCCTCCAGGATGTATCCTTCCTGTCGCGCACGGTGCTCAAGGGGCTGCTCAGCCAGCGGTTCGCGGACGAGGTCAACTACGTCAACGCCCCGACGCTGGCCCAGGAAGCGGGGATCTCTGTGCGTGAGGTGAAACAGCCGAAGAGCACCGTGTTCACGAGCCTCCTGTCCGTCTCCGCCGTCACGCCTCAGGGGCGGCGGCGCGTCGCCGGGACGCTGTACAACGGGGCAGGGGCGCGCATCGTGCAGATCGACGACTACCGTATCGACATGCTGCCCGAAGGGCGGATGATCTACACCGAGCACGTCGATCGCCCGGGCATGATCGGCCGCATTGGCATGATCCTGGGCGAGGCGGACATCAATATCGGCTCCATGCAGGTCGGCCGGCGGGACACTGGCGGCCAGGCGGTGATGCTGCTCTCCGTCGACAAGCCGGTGCCGCCCGAGGTGCTGGCTGCCATCGGCCAGATCGCGGGTATTCACACCATCCGCAGTATTGAGCTGTGACGGCTGGGGGAGGTATGCAGATGGCGTGGGAAGACAGGCGCGGGGTGTACAATTTCAATCCGGGGCCGGCGGCGCTGCCGGAAGAGGTGTTGCGCCGGGCACAGGAGGAGCTTCCGAGCTACGGCGGGGGCGGCCTGTCGGTCCTCGAGCTGAGCCACCGCAGCAAGGCGTACGACGAGATCCAGGCCCGGGCGGAGCAAGGGCTGCGGCGGCTGCTCGGGATCCCGGACCACTACAGGGTGTTGTTCCTGCAGGGGGGCGCGAGCCTGCAGTTCGCGATGGTGCCGCTCAACTTCATCCCCGAGGGCGGCGCAGCCGGGTACGTGCTGACCGGCAGCTGGGCGGAAAAGGCTTATCAGGAAGCGGACAAGGTCGGTTGCCAGGCGGTCGTCGCCGCGAGCACCAAGGAAGAGGGGTACCGCCGGATCCCCGCGTGGGCCGAGGTGCAGGAGGACGCCACCTGGGCCTATGTGCACATCACGACCAACAACACCATCGTCGGATCCCAGTGGCAGGACCTGCGTCATCCCTTGTCGATCCCGCTGGTCGCCGACATGTCGAGCGACATCTGCTCCCGGCCGGTGCGTGTCGAGGATTATCACCTGATCTACGCCGGGGCTCAGAAGAACATCGGGCCGGCCGGTGTCACCGTCGTGATCGTCCGCGAGGACTGGCTGGCGCAGGCGGAGGAGATCGCCAAAGCGCGCAGACTCCCGACCATGCTCCGGTACGCGGTGCATGCCAAGAACGATTCGCGCTACAACACCCCGCCGGTGTTCGCCGTGTATCTGGTGGCGCTCGTGGCGGAGTGGACGCTGGAGCAGGGCGGCCTGACGGCGATGGAGGCGCGTAACCGGGAGAAGGCGGCGCTGGTGTACGGGGCCATCGATGAGAGCGACGGGTTCTACCAGGGCGTGGTCGATCCCGGCAGCCGCTCGTTCATGAATGCCACTTTCCGCATCGCCGACGCTGAGGTGGAGAAGCGGTTCCTACAGGAGGCCAAGGATCACGGCTTCATCGGCCTGAACGGCCACCGGTCGGTGGGCGGCGTCCGCGTGTCGATGTACAACGCCGTCCCGGTGGAGGCGTGCGCGAAGCTGCGCGCGTTCATGGACGACTTCCGCCGCCGGCATTCCTGAGTCATTGCCCAGGGAGGGCCGTCAGACCACCGCACCTTTGTTTAGCCGGAGGACGCCGGGCTTGCGCGGAGCGGCTCGCGCCAGCGCAGAAGCGGAGCGCAAGCCCGGCCCGCGCGAAGAGGGAGGTACCCCCGTTTGTACAAGACCATCCTGTTTGACGTCGACGGCGTCATGCTTTCCGAGGAGCACTACTTCAACGCGTCAGCCCTGACGGTGTGGGAGCTGCTCTGTTCCTCGCGCTTCCTCGGCCTGCCCGCCGGCGCCCTGCCCGCGCCGACGCCCGATCCGGCACCTGAAGTGGTGCGCCGGGTGCGCCAGGCGGTGTTCGCCGGTGACGAGGTGCTCGATTTCATGAAGCGCAGGGGCGTTAACTCCAACTGGGATATGGTGTTCTTTCAGTTCTCGTGCCAGCTGCTGGACATCCTCGAGCGGGCCGCAGCGAACGGGCGTCCGGTGAAGGCGTGGCTGCCGGATGACTGGGATGAGGCGGCCGTACACGCCTTGGGCGAGCGATTGTCTACGCTGCCCGCGGCGTGGCGAGCGATCGACTACGCCTCCTTCCTGCGGCGATTCTCGCGCTGCAACGGCAGCGCCGACCTGTTCGCGGCCATCGGCGGTGCCTTCGCGCGTCTGAAGGGACAGGAGGTCTGGCCGCAGGCGGAGATGCGGTCCCTGTGGCAGGTGGCGCGGCGCACCTTCCAGGAGTGGTATCTGGGCGACGAGTACAGCGACGGGGCGCCGACGGGCAAACGGGGATTCGTCACCCAGGAGGTGCCGTTGGTGGACCCGGACGCGATGCGCCGGCTGTTCACGCGCCTGCGCGACGCGGGGGTGCGCCTCGGCATCGCGACGGGCCGCCCGCACATCGAGACCCGCGTGCCGCTCACGCAACTGGGTCTCTTGCCCCTGTTCGATCCCGCCGGCGTCACGACAGCCAGCGACGTGGTGGCGGCGGAGGAGCGGCATCCAGAAGCGCGGCCCTTGTCGAAGCCGAACCCGTTTTCCTACCTGCGCAGCTACCTGGGCACAGCCGACGCCAGCCTGGTCCTGGGGTGTCCGCTGCCGCTGCCCGATCCGGCCGCGAAGTCGGTCCTGGTGGTCGGCGATTCGGTGGCGGACTGGATGGCTGCCCGCAGGGCAGGGTTCGATTTCGCAGCCGTCCTGACGGGGCTGACCGGGCAGGCGGCGCGAGGGAAATTCGAAGAACTCGGCTGCGAATACATCCTCGACGACGTCCTCGGGTTGGAGCGAGCATTATTGGATGCTGCGCATACGGATGCCATGCACTGACCACGCTATCCTCAGGAACGATCCGCCGTGCGCCGGGGACGCACCCGGCGGAACGGCGCGGATCGCCGGGAGGGGTCGTCATGCGCAGGCTTTCCATGACCGTGACCGGCGCCTTGTGCGCCGGTTTGTTGTGTCTGACGTGCGGCTGCCAGACGCACAGCCCGAGCGCCATGCGCGCGTGGAACTCGGTGGGGGCCACCGGAGCCCGGGCGGGCGGCGCGCACATCCTCGCCACGTCTCAGTGGATGCGGTCGGACCCGGCTCACCGAACGGTGGACCTGACGCTGGTGGCGGGGCTGAACAAGGAGAACAACTTCAACGGCTATCCCAATGGGACGATGACCGTCGCCATCCCGCCGGGCTGGACGGTGCGCGTGCACTACCGCAACCAGAGCAAAACCAAGCCGCACAGCGCCGTCGTGGTGCCGTTCGCGGAGCGCACGGGGGGCTGGAAGCCAGCGTTTCCAGGAGCGCACACGCCGAACTTCGCCGTCGGCACCCCGCCAGGTGGCACCGCGGACTTTCGCTTCACCGCAGATCGCCCCGGTCGGTACGCCGTGGTGTGCGGGGTGGCCGGACACCGGGACAAGGGCATGTGGGCGGTTCTGACGGTCGCCAACGACGTGGTGACGCCGCGCATCTACGTGTCGTTCGAAGGATAGGAGGGACGGCCGATGGACCCGACGAGGCGGATGGAACGAACGGATCGAAGGGATGGATTCACGAGGGAAATTGCGCAGCGGCCCGGTGAACGCCCTCCAGTGCGGCCCAGTCCCCCTTTGGACCTGCCGGCGGAGCGGCGGGTGTCGGTGACTCCTGAGGAGCTGCAGGCGCTCGATGAGGTGGCGCCGTGGGAAGAGTACCTGTTCACGCCGACGGGCGAGCGGATTCCGAAGGAGGTCACGGACGAGGACGTGTAAATGAAGCGTTGTGAGGGACGTGGGACGCCGGACGGCGGCACGTCCCTCTTGGCGATGTTGGGGGTCACCCTTCGTACCGTTGGGTCAGCGACTCAAGCTGGTCAAACAGGAGACGCCGCTGGTCGGCCGACAGGGGACCGAGCGGGGCACGCACATGTCCGCCTGTCAGTCCGCGAAACGCCAGGGCCTCTTTGAACAGGGACAGTTGGATGCCGGAGCGGAAGATGCGCACCAGCTCCGCGATGACCTTCTGCTGCCGCTGCGCCTCCTGCCACTGCCCCGCCCAATACGCCTGGAACAACCGCACGTAAGGCTCAGGAAAGACATTGGAGCACCCGGAGACGCTGCCCTGGACGCCTATCGTCAGACCAGGCAGGATGAGGTGGTCCGGGCCGAGCAGGACCGTCAGGTCGTCCCCGGCGGCGAGCAGGATGTCCTGCAGTTCGGTCAGCTGGTCGGAGCTGTATTTCAATCCGCGGATGTTCGGTGTCTCATCGAGCAGGCGTTGGATCAATTCCGGCGTGACGGCGTTTCTCGCGTTCGACGGGATGTGGTACGTGAAGACCGGGAAGTCATCCGGAACGGACTGGGACAATGCGAGGTAGTGTTGAAACAGTTCCGACGGTTCCAAGTGGAAGTAGAACGGGGTGACCGCGGCGACCGCCGAGGCCCCGACAGACGCCGCGTGGCGCGCCAGGTCCAGGGTCTCCTCTGTGCGCACGTGGCCCACGTGCACGATCACCGGGACACGCCCGTTGGCGATGCGCACGACGAACTCAGCGACCTGTTTTCGCTCCTCGACGGACAGCAGAATGCCCTCTCCCGTCGTCCCCAATGGGAACAATCCATGCACCCCTTTGGCGATCAGGAACTCCAGCAGAGCTTCGAAGGCGGTGTAATCGACTTTCCCATCCGCCGTGAACGGGGTGATCAGCGCCGTGTACACGCCGCGGTGATGGAGATTCACATTCGTATCCTCCTCGGATGGTGGGTTACAGTACGATCAGACGCGGTCTTCAATCGGACGCTTCAAAAATACACCGTAACTGATGGCGGCCACCACGAGCAGACACGCCCCCACGACGAACACCAGGTCGAAGGAATCGGTCGCCTGGACGATGAGGCCCGTGACAATGGGCGCCAGCGAGGCTCCGAGAAATCCACCGAAGTTTTGGATGGCACCGAGAGAGGCCACCTGCTCCGACGGTGCGATGTCGGCGGCCAGGGTCCATATCACCCCGGACGGCAGGGCGGCCGCGAAGTAACCGATGGCCAGGAGCACGATGCACGTGACGATGTCGGGCGGCGAATAAACACGTCGGAGATCACCCCACCCAAGGGCACGCCGACAATGCCGCACAAAAACGGGATGGACGCTACCCAGCCGGTGTGCAAAATGCTCAGATGCCGGCTCTTCTCCAAATAGCCAGGCAACCACGTGAGGTATACCCACACGGTGAACACCACGCCGAAGTTGCCGATGATCATGAACCAGGTGGACGGATGGCGGAAGAGGGAAAGCCAGCTGCGCCGAGTCGGAGGTCCGGGTGAGGATACCGGCGGATCGAACTCCGGCGACGACGCGGTCGGCATGCCGGGGCGATCGCGGTAGACGAGCAGCCATGCGATCATCACCACAAACCCCACGGCCCCGATGCACATGAACATGCCGCGCCAACCCAACGACAACATCAACAGGGTCAGCAGCGGCGGGGCGATACCGTTGGCGATCTGCGATCCGGTGTTAAAAATGGAGGTCGGCAGTCCGCGTTCTTCCTTCCCGAACCAACGCTCGGTCACCTTGAGGCCGCAGGTGAAGAAGGGGGACTCCGATATGCCGAGCAGGATGCGCATCGTCAACAGGAATGAGGGCGTCCTGGAAAATCCGCTGATGAAGGTGACGAGCGACCAGAGGCCGGAAGCCCACGCAAACAACCGGCGTGGACCGAGCCGGTCGACCAACCAACCGGCGGGCAGGTTGGCCAGCGCGTACGGCCACAGAAACGCGGAGAGCAGAACCCCCATCTCTGCCGGGGACAGGTGAAACTCTTTCGAGATGAGCGGATTGGCGATGCTCAGATTGGCGCGATCCAGGTAGTTGACCACCGCGCCGATCAGCAGCAACACGACAAACCACCATCGCAACGTGGACGGTCGTCTGTGTAGGACGAGGTGCTCCTCCGTTTGATGCGATGCCCTCATGGCCACGATCCTCCTAACCTTGGCATGTTGTCTTCGAGGCCTTCACGGCAAGTGTGCTCGTATACGGTATGGCTTGGTATCGATAGTTATGAGACAGAGTTCCTCTGAAAGAATTTACCTCGCCTGACGATTACCCCTTCACCTTCCTCAAGTGACAACGATCTCGCGAAACCGAAACACGTGATATCCAGCGTCATCCCATAGTCTTGAACCACCGCTGCAAATTGCAGGCTAGCGACCACAGGCTGATCACCACAGGCGATTGCGGATTCATGGAACTAGGGACAAACGTCATGAACAAGCTGTACATCATCTCCATAACATTCCATTACCTGCTCATCACTCTCTCGGACATTTGACACTGAGGGGCAGATGGTATGGAAGGACAAATGTGATGGAGGGTCAGATGGCGATCATGGGTCTGTTTACTGAGTTGCTCACAGTAACTGCCTTCCTGTTGACCGTCGTGTTTGTTTTCTGGAGACCCAGAGGTATGAATGAGGCGATACCAGCCTCATGTGGTGCAGCACTCGTGCTGCTGAGCGGGAGCGTTACGTTGGCGGATCTAGGAACCATCACGACAACTGTTGGTGGAGCAGCGATCACCATCTTGGCGACGATGGTCATGGCGAACATCTTAGAAAGCTTTGGGTTTTTTCAATGGGCTGCGGACTTGGTGGCAGCGAAAGCAAAAGGGTCGGGGATACGACTCTTCTGGTTGGTAAACCTGTTGTGCTTTCTCATGACGCTCTTCTTCAACAATGATGGAAGTATCCTCATTACCACACCGATTCTGCTCATCTTACTGAGAAAACTTGGTCTCAAGCCGCACCAGCAAATCCCATATTTGCTGAGCGGAGCGTTAACGGCGACCGCGTCGAGTGCGCCAATTGGGGTAAGCAACATCGTCAACCTCATCGCCCTGAGAATCGTGGATATGTCGCTCTACATGCACACTGCGATGATGTTTGTCCCAGCTACACTCGGTTTGTTCGTTATGGTTTGCCTGCTATATCTCTATTTTCGTAAAAATCTGCCAAGAAAACTGAAAACGACTCCGGTGGGACCGTGCGAATATCCGATACCCGGATACCATCCACATCATCCACCACACCCGCACCGATATTGGCCGGAACCTTGGCAGAAGTGGGAAGCGGCGCCGTTCACTGCAAAAGTCGCAGCGCCATCCCCTCTAATGCAACGGTTGACCCATCCAAAGGCAAGGAATAAGTTCATGCTCAATATTTTCCTCTTTGTCTTCGGCGTTCGCGTCGCCTTGTTCGTTGCGTCGTACGTTGGCATCCCGGTTCCTTTGGCAGCCGTGACGGGTTCCGTTGTACTACTCATTTGGCGTTGGATATACGCAAAAATAACGCCCGTAGACATGATCAAGAAAACCCCGTGGTACATTTTGGTTTTTGCTTTCAGCATGTACGTGGTGATCTATGGTCTGTACAAGATTGGATTGGCAGATTGGATTGTGCTTCATTTGCATCCCATTGTGACGGGGAGTTTGTTCCATTCCGCCTTCATCATGGGGATTCTTGTCTCACTCATGTCGGATTTGTTCAACAATCACCCGGCGCTGATGATTGGAACGCTGACGTTGACAAAAATGCACCTCACCCCCCTTGCCTTGAAAGTCAGTTATCTTTCGACGGTCATCGGCAGTGACATGGGATCGCTTCTCTTTCCGATGGGAACGCTCGCCACATTGATGTGGATGCACATTTGCCAGAAAGGCAAAGTCAAAGTCAGTTGGGGCAAATATATACGCACCACAATCGTTGTGATTCCGGTTACGGTTGCGTTCACATTGACCGTGTTGTATTTCTGGGTGTCCACTTTATTCTAAGCCAAAGGAGAAGTCGGCGATGAATTTCCTGCATGAACTTACTGGAAAGTATGTCGATATAGAATTGTCCGGGCACAAGTATTTTAGCGGCCCGTTACTGGAAGACGGCCCCGACATCCTGGTCATCCATCAAGCGCAAACGGATAGCGTGTACTACATTCCGTTGGTCCACGTTCAAAGAATTGGCCCAATTTCAGACGGGAATGAGGTGGCACCTTTACCGACTCGAGACCATCCATTCCGTGCCGATAACGAAACCACCTCGTTCCGGAAGGTTTTGATGCACGCCAGAGGTCATTTTGTAGAAATCTATGTGTCTGGCAAAACCACCATTCACGGATACCTGACGAGCGTCATGAATGATTACTTTGTGTTCCATTCGCCCGTTTACAAGACGATTTTCGTGAATATTGAGCACCTGAAATGGATCATGCCCTATCCGGACAATGTGATTCCCTACGCGCTGGATGCGGAGTCCGTTCCGCACCGTACGGCACCTACTTCGCTTCCAAGAACATTCAAGGAACTATGCAAAAGACTGACGGGAAACATGGTGGTTTTCGATATGGGGGATGACCCAAACAAGATTGGGCAATTGAAGGGTGTCGACCCAGACATCAACCTGGCAGAACTGTACACAGCCAATGGGGCAAAACAGCTTTTGAATCTACACCATTTGAAGACGGTATACCTACCATAGCCCCGTCACGAAGAAGTGAGGTTCCATTCCATTCCACGCGATGCCTCAGAGGATAAGAATTCCCGACGAGCGAGTCAAGGAAACGAAAGAAACGCCATCCTTGACTCGCTGAGTCGGAGCAGCGATCACCATCTTGGCGAGGATGGCGACACAACAGTGTATGTTCAATACCCCGATGACGACCACTGTTGTTCTGAAATCGATGGAGGTTTGTACCGGAGCGGCGATTGCGTTACTGTATGGATAGTATAGACGGCGCGGGGTTGTGCCGCCTATGCACCCCATCACACCGGCGGGGGCCGCCGGATCTTGAAAAAGGAGTCACGGACCGATGAACGAAGCGGTTGAGACGTTGGAAGGTTGGTACGCGCTGCACGACATGCGGCGGATCGATTGGAGGGCGTGGCGGTCCATCTCCGCCCAGGAGCGCGCCCGGGCGGTGGACGAGCTCATCGCCCTGACGCGGGCGTTCGCCGAGGTGGAAGGGCAGCGCAAGGGGGCGTACGGCCAGTACCACATGGCCGGACACAAGGCCGACCTGATGTTCCTGCACATGCGCCCGACCATCCAGGAGTTGAACGAGGTGAAGGCGCGCTTTCAGAAGATCCGGTTTGCCGATTTTACCGAACCCACCTATTCCTACGTATCGGTGGTCGAGCTGTCCGCCTATCTGGGCAAGCCGGGGGTGGATCCAGACACGGACCCTTACCTGCAGGGCCGCCTCAAGCCGGTCCTGCCGAAGACGGAATACGTGTGTTTCTATCCCATGAACAAGCGCCGGCAGGGCGAGGACAACTGGTACATGCTGCCGATGGAACAGCGGCGGGAGATGATGAAGAGCCACGGCTTGATTGGCCGTAAATACCATGGGAAGGTGACGCAGATCATCACCGGATCGGTGGGCTTGGACGACTGGGAGTGGGGGGTCACGCTGTTCGCGGACGATCCGCTGCACTTCAAAAAGCTCGTCTACGAGATGCGCTTCGACGAGGCAAGCGCCCGGTTCGGCGAGTTCGGCGGCTTCTACGTCGGGAACCGCCTGGGCGACGAAGGGCTGGCGCGGTTGCTCCACCTGGAATCGCGCTGAAAGGGGAGAGGCTGATGTACCGAGGTTTCATCGTCGCCGGCGGGATCTTCGGCTTCCTGGCGGTGGCTCTGGGGGCGTTCGCCGCCCACGCGCTCAAACAGCGCCTGAGCCCGGACCGGCTCGAGGTCTTCCAGACCGGTGTCCACTACCAGGCGACGCACGCGCTGGCGCTGCTCTTGGTCGCCGCGCTCGCCGCCGTCCTCGGCGGGTCCAGCCTGTTGGTCTGGGCCGGGTGGCTGTTCGTCGCCGGCATCATCCTGTTCTCCGGCAGCCTGTATGCCCTCACCCTGACGGGTGTAGGGGCCCTCGGGGCCATCACCCCGGTGGGCGGGCTGTGTTTCCTCGCCGGATGGCTGATGGTGGTCCTCGCCGGCCTCCGCGCCGGCTGATGGAGGGCCGGTATGAGAGGGGCCCCGCGTCTGCCCGTCCACGGGCGCCAGCTGGGGTCCGTCTCGCCGGCCTCTTAGGTTAGAAAACGGTCACGCCGAACCGCTCAAGGATTTCGGCCAAGAGGCCCACGGGCAGCCCCACCACGGTGAAATAGTCCCCTTCGATCCGCTGGACGATCGTCGCCCCATAGCCTTGAATGGCATACGCGCCCGCCTTGTCCATCGGTTCGCCGGTTTGGACGTAGCGCCAGATGTGTTCCTCGGTGAGAGGGCGCATGGTCACCCGCGTGATCGAATGGGCGATCTCTTCCCGGCCGCTGGGGTGGTGGCGGACGCACAGGCCGGTATACACCTCGTGGGTCCGGCCCTGCAGCCGTGACAACATGGCGACGGCCTCGGCCTCGTCCGCCGGTTTGTTCAAGAATTCTCCATCGATCACGACGGTGGTGTCCGACCCGATGACCAGGGCCGGGGCATGGCTCCGTGAAGCCAGACGGTTCGCCACGGCCCGCGTCTTACGCGCGGCCAGGGTCTCCACGTACTGGGCGGGCGGGATCCCCGCGGGGACATCTTCGTCCACATGGCTCGGCATGACCTCGAACTCGAGGCCGAGGGACGCGAGGAGCTCCTGGCGCCGGGGCGACCCGGAGGCGAGGATGAGCGGAATAGTCTGTGTGGACGACGCTGCCATCGGCATCACCTTGGGATTCGGTTGCATTTGTAGAGAGCATACCACATTCGGGCAAAAACGGGCCGCCCGGCCAACGTCGCCGGGCGGCCCCGGTGTGTACAAGGACTAGGTGCGCTGCTGATAGGCCGCCTCGTCCTTGATCTCTTCGCGGAAGCCCTCGATGGCGGCCTCGCGACGCTCATTCTTCGCTTCCAACGCCGCCTTGTCCTCGGGTCGCATCTCCTCGCCGTGGGCCTTCAAGAAGTCGCGGGTCTCGCGGATATTGGCCATGGTGTTTTGAATGGCATCGGCGATGTGCTCGACATTATCCGAACGATCATCCGGTTTCGGCATCCTGTGGACCTCCTCGCTGTTGGGTGAACAGGCGTATTCTGTGCACCTGGGGCCGGGTTATGCGAGGTGGGTGAACACGGCCCCTTCCCAAGCCGGAAACCTTGTGTTATGCTCTCTGGACTGAGGAAAGTTCACAGGAGGTCATCATGCAGACACTGCTTCGGATGGCCGTCGATTACCGGGATGCGATTACAGGCGCCCATCGCAATGTCCGCCTGTTCTTTTTGGCTGCTTTTTTGTCTCAGATGAGTGGCGGTTTTACGAGCATCCTGTACAACTTGTACATCAAGAGTTTGGGTCTGCCGGACACGGTCGCGGGTGCGTACGTGTCAGCCTCGTCTCTGGCGGG includes the following:
- the serA gene encoding phosphoglycerate dehydrogenase; this encodes MKVLVADDISRQGLEKLRVVPDIEIEVKTGLSEAELAQAVRSADALLVRSQSKVTERVLESADRLKVIGRAGVGVDNIDVAAATRRGIVVVNAPDGNTISACEHTFAMMIGLARHIPRAHASVKAGVWDRKSFVGVELMGKTLAVIGMGRIGTEVAKRAKAFGMKVLGYDPFLTDDRAKELGIVKAALEEAVAAADFITVHTPLTKETRHLIDAGMFARMKDGVRIVNCARGGIIDEQALCDALAAGKVAGAALDVYEQEPLPADHPLRRFDNVIFTPHLGASTEEAQLNVAIVVAEEVANVLLGRPFRNAVNLPSLDKELSDYLAPYLVLGEKLGALLGQLSPQSMADIEIAYGGELALQDVSFLSRTVLKGLLSQRFADEVNYVNAPTLAQEAGISVREVKQPKSTVFTSLLSVSAVTPQGRRRVAGTLYNGAGARIVQIDDYRIDMLPEGRMIYTEHVDRPGMIGRIGMILGEADINIGSMQVGRRDTGGQAVMLLSVDKPVPPEVLAAIGQIAGIHTIRSIEL
- a CDS encoding HAD family hydrolase: MYKTILFDVDGVMLSEEHYFNASALTVWELLCSSRFLGLPAGALPAPTPDPAPEVVRRVRQAVFAGDEVLDFMKRRGVNSNWDMVFFQFSCQLLDILERAAANGRPVKAWLPDDWDEAAVHALGERLSTLPAAWRAIDYASFLRRFSRCNGSADLFAAIGGAFARLKGQEVWPQAEMRSLWQVARRTFQEWYLGDEYSDGAPTGKRGFVTQEVPLVDPDAMRRLFTRLRDAGVRLGIATGRPHIETRVPLTQLGLLPLFDPAGVTTASDVVAAEERHPEARPLSKPNPFSYLRSYLGTADASLVLGCPLPLPDPAAKSVLVVGDSVADWMAARRAGFDFAAVLTGLTGQAARGKFEELGCEYILDDVLGLERALLDAAHTDAMH
- a CDS encoding amino acid ABC transporter permease: MNLDFSIIAPSIPFILKGILVTLEFTLTSAVIGFLWGTVLSILKISRWRFVRGFGMVYTSIFRGTPLLVQLSIVYFATPQLTGYNITPYMAGVITFGLNSAAYISETIRAGILSVDRGQREAALSLGVPYRRMMLDIILPQAVKNILPALVNESIALLKDSTLVSTIGAGDLLRRADIVSADTYRYFEPLIIVAAIYYVMVIGLTWAGRRLERRLQRSDRGEERVQILRGPDGTPQRVA
- a CDS encoding amino acid ABC transporter ATP-binding protein; the encoded protein is MIAVKNVSKSFGALTVLRNVSLEVAKGEVVAIIGPSGSGKSTLLRCINLLERPTRGQVFVGGVELTHPKANVMKVRQNIGMVFQHFHLFPHLRVIDNLTYAPVTVKGLPKDEARAKAMDLLRRVGLEDKAEVYPATLSGGQKQRVAIARALAMEPEVMLFDEPTSALDPEMVKEVLEVIRSLAHTGITMAIVTHEMGFAREVADRICFLDGGQLIEQAPPAEFFSRPRSERARAFLEKIL
- the serC gene encoding 3-phosphoserine/phosphohydroxythreonine transaminase — protein: MAWEDRRGVYNFNPGPAALPEEVLRRAQEELPSYGGGGLSVLELSHRSKAYDEIQARAEQGLRRLLGIPDHYRVLFLQGGASLQFAMVPLNFIPEGGAAGYVLTGSWAEKAYQEADKVGCQAVVAASTKEEGYRRIPAWAEVQEDATWAYVHITTNNTIVGSQWQDLRHPLSIPLVADMSSDICSRPVRVEDYHLIYAGAQKNIGPAGVTVVIVREDWLAQAEEIAKARRLPTMLRYAVHAKNDSRYNTPPVFAVYLVALVAEWTLEQGGLTAMEARNREKAALVYGAIDESDGFYQGVVDPGSRSFMNATFRIADAEVEKRFLQEAKDHGFIGLNGHRSVGGVRVSMYNAVPVEACAKLRAFMDDFRRRHS